ATTTCAATACCAAAAGGCACCTCCATCTCACATCCATACattcaaaaacaattaaaattttacatgaaaAGTTGGAAACACAAAATGAAcgagaaaaaattatataaattaggACAAACGCTGCTTTGCAGTGGGAAGACCTTTGTAAATTTGACAGTAAAAGTGAAGAAGGAGTTTACTAGGGATCAGTTTGACATTACAGAAGCATTCACATTTATACACCATAAAACCTCAAATACAACATTATAAGACAAACTACAGATTTGGGGGAAAAACACTCCATCATCCATGAAAGACCATATGTTAATAGTTGAAAAAACTTAATCAGAAAATGATAGCACCCAACAGAAGAAAAACCTTAATGTGCTTGGCCCAGTTAAAAAACACCAATCAATGCCTAAGATGCCTATAAAAAATGTGCAAACTGGATaacaaaaataatgcaaattaaagcaatttaatgccattatttttcatgtatctgaAAGGCAAAGATTTAAAGGAAACGTAATCCTTGGTGTAGGCCCAGGCATTGACCAGCAGCCCTTCATCTGTGGCCGGTGGGAGTGAGAGTTGCCCGGTCTATCTGGAAGAGTGGCCAGCTGGGCCATTTGGACCAAAGGCCCTAAAGCATATATGTCTTTGGGGCATTTTCCTTTGTTAGGCAGTTTCCCCCGACTTTTCTGCAGTAGACGTGGGTTCTGGACTCCTCTCCTGATGTTTCCCAGGTCCCACCAGCCGGCCCATCACTTGGGCCGTTAACTTCTCTACATGACATGGGGTGTCAGGGGACTGGAGGTCCCGCAGACATCACCAGCAGGGCTCCCCAGAAGCTCTCAGTCTCTCATGTACGTCCCTTGCACCCCGCCACCCGCATTACCATGCCCATTTCTCAGAATGGCAATCAAGGCTAGTCTGAATTCCCTGAGCCTCACTGAGCATGCCCAATCCTGTGCCACTCCCACTCTTCCAAGCCCCAACTCCCACTGTGCCCACCTGGTGCCTCCCGCCTCTGCACCCAGATGAGAATCATGTCATATGCATCAGCACCTGCCGGGGACAGGCAGCCCACACAAATCCTAAACACAACCAGACGCGTCTCAGTCTGACAAGGCTCTGCTCAGACCTCAGCCTCACTCTCATAATAAATCagtggaaaaagaaggaagaaaaatggcaaaagcaaggaaacctgatttaaaaaaatgaggggGAGATGGAATGAGTATGTCTAGAAAGTTCTAATAattcagaacctacaaataagTTAACTTGAGGGGAAAAATGTGTACacgtacatgtgtgtgtgtgtgagcgcaGGGAGAGAAGTGATTTGCCGAAGGTCAAGGGCTCTGGAGCAAGGCTAACTCCTTTCCCAGGCCTCCAGCTACCTCGACAGGAGGCTGCCCCTTGGCTTTGCAGAAATGACTGAGGAAGGTCAGGTGGGAGGGAAGGTAAGTTCTCTCCATCCCCTTGCCTGTCTAGGTCTGAGCGTCTCAACACACCTCCCCAGGCTTGTTGACCTCCCAAGGGGGCAGAGACAGGTAGTCCTGCTGCTTCAGGACTTTGAAAAGTTGAATGACGGGCACCTGGGGCACAGCCTGGCCTGGGGGCTTCTTGACTTGAAAAGCCTGGTCTAGATCCCTGATCTCAGGACAGGGTCCCGGGGAAGAGGGTTTACTCCGTGGTGAGAGAGGGCCAGGGCTCAGGCCTGGGAGGAAGCAATAGTCGCCCACCTGCTGCAGGACAAGGAGGCCCTCGGGCTGTGGGGATGTTGGGGACACATCTGCCCGGCGTTCCCCTGGATTCAGGACAGGGCTTCTGACCTCAGGGGGGACAAGATTGTTCACTGGGGACCTGGGGGACTGGCCCTCAGTTGGAGGGAGCTCCACATAGCCCTCAAACCCTGACTTCACAGGGCCTGGGGCTCCAGGGGGTCCACTGGCCAGCCCAGGACAGAAGCTGGGGGTCTGGTCTGAGGGGATGCCCAGAGAGGGAACCAGGGAGACCGCCGAGGCCCCTGAGTGTGGGGGGAATACCAGGTCTGCAGAGGAGACGTAACCAGAGGCCACTCCAGGGTCCTCAGGAACCCCAGAGCTTGCGGGTACAGCCACAGGGCTGTCCTTTGGGCCCTGTCCTCCCACCCTTGGCCCAAGAGCAGGAGGGGCAGTGTCTCCCCTGGACTCCAGGGAGGaactccctgcagcctcctggcTCGGCCTCCTCTCCACGTCCATGGCCTGGCCATGTCCCATCGCCTGGGCCAGAGGGACCAGCTGCACCTGCCCCCCAGCAGGCAGACACAGGTACTCCAGGGACCCTGGAGGTGGGGACTTCTGGGTCCCACACGCCTGTGGGGGCTCTGGCTGGCCCAGGATGTCAGGCAGGGAGCGGCTGTGGGGCGGCCCCAGGTAGGGCCCATTGAAGTCAAAGCTGGAAACCTGCTTCTCAGGCGTGTGGGAGGAGGCAGGCGGGcctggctgggggctggggggctgCTCTGTGGGCAGATCTGAGGCAGCTGGAGTCGCGTCAGGCCCAGATGGTGGATCACAGACATGCCTGAGGTCCTCTATGGTGAGAGGTGACACCTCGCTGTCCCCGAATCCTACAGGGAACACCCTGTGGGAAGAACATGGGCCAAAGAGTTGGGACCACCTTGCGCAGATGATTCGGCTCAGGCACAAGGGTCTTGGTGGGGTGGAGATGGTTCTCTGGAAGCCCTGATGTCCCCCAGAGCTCACAGTGAGAACCTGAGCAGGGCAGGGTTGAGGGAGCAGGGGCCCCAGAGAAGAACACAGGACATGAATTCAGTCTCTCTGTGGCTCAGGAGCTCCATCCTCCATGCTGAGCTCAAGGTCTTCCTCTGCAAGGCTGGAGCCCTCTCCCTTTTGACTTTAAAGTGCATCCTCCTTCAGCACCAGGCTCATGCCCAGCCTGTGCACCGCGCCACCCTTCCATCATTCTATCAACCGTGCCACCCCCTTCTCCCTGCCGAGTCGGTGGTGAGCTGCCGCTGCCGGCTCAGGCGCTGAGTTCCCGGGAGTTTACAGCCCCAGCTACCCTGTGAGACCTCTGCAGTGTGACGCCTTTGAGCCaacaggggaggggagaaggccaTCTGTTTCCCTCTTTCACTTCTGGTCACTTCCTTTGTCTGGCCCTCCTTAGCCTGGAAAGAGGAAGTTCTTCCTCACATCCACCCCAGGTGCCTCCTGCTTTAGTGCAAACCTGCCCCCTTGGATCCCTTCACAGTGAGCCACAAACAACCTCACCTGAGTCCCGATTTGCATAATGGGGTCAGCTCCCCGTATGCTCCCCAGAGGTCAGGAGTGATCCATGAGCCCAGACACTCACCCCTCCAGCTCAGGGAACTGGCTGTCCCACGGCCCCTGGTGTGGGGGGCTCCCGCTGGTGAAGGCCAACATGCTGCCTGGGGTCCAAAGCTCTGAGCTCCCGTTCTGCAAGGGCGGAGACATTTGGGCCTGTGGGCATCAGGAGGCCCCCGAGGTGGGGGCAAGGCAGAGGGGGATGGGGGTGCAGGGGGATTCAAGGAGCCCCCAGACATGAGAAGCATCTCCACTTCTTCAGGACTGGCCATGGCCTTTTGACACCAGCAAAGTGAGGCCCAGATAGGGGCTGGGACTTCCCGCATGTCCCTGACACGTGAGGACAGGGTCCTTTTCCTGTGATTTTTCTAACCTGGGGTGCCTGTCTCCATGCTCGCCCACCTTTCTCCTCCACACCAGCCAAGAGAGATCCCTGGCCCCGCCTGCCTGACTAAAGGGCTCCCATCACCCACATGTTGGTGTCTTCCCTAtggtcacctcagcctcccgacatAGCCCCCAGCCTCCTGTCCCATGCCCTCAGCTCCCTTCCTGAAGGGTTTCCGTCTCCACCCTCAAGATGCCCTGAGCTGAGATGCCCTGACTGAGCAACTTTTGCCACCTGGCACCACTCGGACCCTCACAGCTCAGCCCAGGTGTCTTGTCCTCGGGGAGCCCTTCTGCCTCCTGGCACCCCATCCATCGTGGTGGCAGGAACCCCCGCTGTGAGCCCACCCTGTCCCGGGCAGCCCTACACTCAGTTCTCTCCACTGGGCTCCATGCAGAGCTCTGGcaggcagggccaggcatggGCACTCCAGGGAATCCCAGGAATGAATTTCCAAGTGCTGGCCCCGCTCCCAAAGCTCCCAAAGCCTCTCTCCAATCCACCTACATCCCTACCACCCAAAACCCactggaagggaaggaggaggtggggaCAGAGACAAGAAAGGCAGGAACAGagaagcccccaccccacccctcgcAGCCAGTTCCTACCTGGAACAGGTAGCTCTTGCTGGGGTTGGGGATCCTCTCCTCCCACTTTCTACGCAGCCTGGAAGACACCAGGGAGGTGACAGCCATCAGAGAACTCAGGGCCAGTTGCTCCCATGCTCATGtccagaggggaaactgaggcccaggaagtgAGTGGCAGGGCAGGACCTGGAGGGAGCTGGGTGGGATTCCCTGGTGCCCTCTGGGGTCTCGGCTACCACCTCCAGCCCCACAGAGTCCCCTCACCTGTACCCGTAGATGCCACAGAAGCGGAGGGTCAGGAGCACAGCGATGGTGAGGAAGATCACGACCAGAGCCAGCACCCACATGGGCAGCACTTCCAGCAGCCGGGGAGGAAGAGGAGTGTCAGCATCGGGGAGGGAAATCGACCTCAGGGCAGAGAGTGGGGTTGGCGCAGTATTCCCTAAGACCCTGCTCTGTGCAGGCCTAGGGCTCTGAAACTTACTGCTTTGGGGGATTAGCAGAGAGAGGCCAGATCCATGCTGAGAAGGGCATTGGTCTGAACCCCCTACAGtgttcaaagtgctgggaggacaCAGGAGGGTCAGATCCTGTCCGGGATCTACAGCACAGGAGGTGCTACAGGGAGGGCAAGTACCACACAGTTCATGGCAATCACAGGGGACTTCCTGAAGGAGGTGGCATATTAGCTGGGCCTCTAGTAATAGGAAGGATTAGAGAGGTGGAGATGGGGAAAGGCATGCTGGCAGAGACACCAGTAGGTGCAAAGGCCCTTCTGGAGACCCCTGATCCCTCCTGCTGCCCAGCCCTGAGTTCCCAGGCCAGGTTCCTCCAGGACTCCCCTCTTGCTCCTCTCTTGGGCCCATTGGTCCGGCCTCCTTTCTACCTGGTTGTGGCCCTCTCCCTGGGCCCCTGCCACTACCAAGCCTGACTGTGCACTTGGGTTGCTCCCAATATCTCCTGTATCCTTACTGTCTCTGAAACCACCCCTTGGACTTGTCTTGTTCTACAGGAGTCCCCTGGTGGTCACTATGGTGAAAGGTGAGGGGTCAGTGCATGAGGCAAGTGCAGATAGGTGGGAAGATGAAGGAATCACAGCAAAACCTTGCAGTCCAAGGACCCAGTCTGCGGCTCTAGATTTTCTTGCTTCCATGGTAACAGGAAACTCTGGCAGAGCAACCACAAAAACTTGGTAGTCCCAAAAGCTAAGAAATCAAGGGCCATATTAACAGAGGTCTAAGTCCCTGTTTAAAGGAGGAGTGATCATGAGATCTGCTCTCCTCTGCTCCTTCAAGTCCTCACTTGCAGTCTGTATTGCACACCAGGTGTCACTTTCCAATGACTAGTGGCccaagggagggaaggaggcctgAATGGGGTGGGGTCTGGAGCCCCACATCTCTGTGCCCACACAGCCTGCACTCTCTGCCCAGCTGCACTGTCTCATGAAGAGTGGATGGAGAACTTCTGATTCCATGTCCAGTTTCTGCCTGCTTTACCCTTTGCCTCTTTCAACTTGCGGGTCTGCCGACCAGGTGGGAGGTGCTGTCCGCAAAGGCCTTCCCTTTCTATTTGACCACCATCTAATTGGGGAGAGGGCTCACCAACAAGTTGTTGCAGGCCTACTACAGCTACTGCATTGGGGATTATATGGCAGTGAGAAACTACGAGCTGGTCCTGGCCAGAAGCTCTGGACTCCAGGCTTCACCTACCAGACTCGGTGTCCCAGGAGCACACCTCACTCCAGTCGCTCCAGATTCCATTGTAGCCGGTGCGGGAGGTCCTGACCCTCACCCTGGCCCAGTATCTGGTGGAGGGCTCCAGGGCTGGCAGGGCCATGCTGTGGGCGTTCTGGAGGGTCTCGGTCTTGCTGTCCTGTGGGTTGGCGCTGAGGGTGAGGCCTGGCCCGGTGCCTGTGGGAGCAGCTGCAAATCCCTCCCACCTGGACCCTCAGCTTCTCTGGCTCCCAGCTTCTGCCTTGCCCCAGGCCTGCTGTGGCTTCTCTCTCACCACCGTGGATCCTCCCTAAGGGCCCACCCAGGGAAAGCACTTCGGATGGCACCAGGGACTCCGCCTCTCAGTGCAGCCCCTGACATTGACAACACTGAGGCCCGGAACCCTGAAGCCACCTGTCCCACCATCCTTTGAGCCTTCTCAGCACACCCACATTGTGGCCTTTCCAGGAATGCAGTGCAGGCTGACTGGACTCTGGACCCTGAGAATGGGAGTTCAGGACCCCAGGGCCTGCTACTGGCTCCACCACTGGTTCACCTCCCTCCTAGCCTCAGTTGCCCCATTTCTAGTCTGAAGGTCTGGGGTTGGTTCTGTGGTTTCTGTTCTGGGCTCTGGAGGCAGGGGACTGAGCCCTGGCCTGGGCCCACCCCCGACTCATCAGAAGCAGCTCTGTCTGAGCCCCCATGTGTGTCCAGATGAGATTCCTCTGAGGAAATAGCCCCAAACTTTCACGACTTTTGAAAACCTTCTTCCCAGTGGCCTTTCAACCCCTCCCTGCCCAGAGGGTCCTCTGTTGCCTGGGAACTCAGGGTCAGCTATTCATGTTGGCCAAGCCACGCCACTTTTCCGAACCTCAGTTACTTCACCAAGAGATGGGACAGTGACCTGCTGACCACACAGCCTAGTGATCACCACGTCCCAGTGGCTACCTCTCACTGGTCACCTGCCAAGGGCCTGATGCCTTGCAGGTGGAACACCTCTGGTTGCTTTCTCCTCTCTTGCCCTCCCTAGTGTTTCTCCCCTCCCCGGGCAAAGGCCCTCACCTTCCACGTGGCCGTGTCTTTCATGTACTGGATCTCAAATGTGTGGTCTATGTGTTCATATTGCATTTTCATTGTTTCCCAGCGCAGACTGTAGCTGTCTCCATCCCTGGTCACGTTGAGGGATGGAGGGGCCATCTGGACTGGAGGGAGGGACACTTTTAGGAGAGTCATCACACCCACCCTCCAACAGAACATTCCCCGTGTCTCATGCTAGACACTGGGGCC
This window of the Rhinopithecus roxellana isolate Shanxi Qingling chromosome 13, ASM756505v1, whole genome shotgun sequence genome carries:
- the CSF2RB gene encoding cytokine receptor common subunit beta isoform X5 gives rise to the protein MPWSACPYPRCMPRRCIIPYQNFVVTDVDYYSFQPDRPLGTQLTVTLTQHVQPPAPKDLWISTDQDHFLLTWSVAPGRPQSHWLSLRDLEFEVVYKRLQDSWEDAATLLSNTSQATLGPEHLMPSSTYVARVRARLASGSRLSGRPSEWSPEVRWDSQPGDEAQPQNLQCFFDGAAVLSCSWEVRQEVTSSVSFGLFYKPSPDAREEECSPVLREGLGSLYTRHHCQIPVPDPGTHSQYIVSVQPRRAEKRIKSSENIQMAPPSLNVTRDGDSYSLRWETMKMQYEHIDHTFEIQYMKDTATWKDSKTETLQNAHSMALPALEPSTRYWARVRVRTSRTGYNGIWSDWSEVCSWDTESEFPVTMEARKSRAADWVLGLQVLPMWVLALVVIFLTIAVLLTLRFCGIYGYRLRRKWEERIPNPSKSYLFQNGSSELWTPGSMLAFTSGSPPHQGPWDSQFPELEGVFPVGFGDSEVSPLTIEDLRHVCDPPSGPDATPAASDLPTEQPPSPQPGPPASSHTPEKQVSSFDFNGPYLGPPHSRSLPDILGQPEPPQACGTQKSPPPGSLEYLCLPAGGQVQLVPLAQAMGHGQAMDVERRPSQEAAGSSSLESRGDTAPPALGPRVGGQGPKDSPVAVPASSGVPEDPGVASGYVSSADLVFPPHSGASAVSLVPSLGIPSDQTPSFCPGLASGPPGAPGPVKSGFEGYVELPPTEGQSPRSPVNNLVPPEVRSPVLNPGERRADVSPTSPQPEGLLVLQQVGDYCFLPGLSPGPLSPRSKPSSPGPCPEIRDLDQAFQVKKPPGQAVPQVPVIQLFKVLKQQDYLSLPPWEVNKPGEVC
- the CSF2RB gene encoding cytokine receptor common subunit beta isoform X4 is translated as MALAQRLLSMALLALCWGRRLAGAEETIPLWTLRCYNDYTSHITCRWADTQDAQQLVNVTLIRRVNEDLPEPVSCDLSEDMPWSACPYPRCMPRRCIIPYQNFVVTDVDYYSFQPDRPLGTQLTVTLTQHVQPPAPKDLWISTDQDHFLLTWSVAPGRPQSHWLSLRDLEFEVVYKRLQDSWEDAATLLSNTSQATLGPEHLMPSSTYVARVRARLASGSRLSGRPSEWSPEVRWDSQPGDEAQPQNLQCFFDGAAVLSCSWEVRQEVTSSVSFGLFYKPSPDAREEECSPVLREGLGSLYTRHHCQIPVPDPGTHSQYIVSVQPRRAEKRIKSSENIQMAPPSLNVTRDGDSYSLRWETMKMQYEHIDHTFEIQYMKDTATWKDSKTETLQNAHSMALPALEPSTRYWARVRVRTSRTGYNGIWSDWSEVCSWDTESVLPMWVLALVVIFLTIAVLLTLRFCGIYGYRLRRKWEERIPNPSKSYLFQNGSSELWTPGSMLAFTSGSPPHQGPWDSQFPELEGVFPVGFGDSEVSPLTIEDLRHVCDPPSGPDATPAASDLPTEQPPSPQPGPPASSHTPEKQVSSFDFNGPYLGPPHSRSLPDILGQPEPPQACGTQKSPPPGSLEYLCLPAGGQVQLVPLAQAMGHGQAMDVERRPSQEAAGSSSLESRGDTAPPALGPRVGGQGPKDSPVAVPASSGVPEDPGVASGYVSSADLVFPPHSGASAVSLVPSLGIPSDQTPSFCPGLASGPPGAPGPVKSGFEGYVELPPTEGQSPRSPVNNLVPPEVRSPVLNPGERRADVSPTSPQPEGLLVLQQVGDYCFLPGLSPGPLSPRSKPSSPGPCPEIRDLDQAFQVKKPPGQAVPQVPVIQLFKVLKQQDYLSLPPWEVNKPGEVC
- the CSF2RB gene encoding cytokine receptor common subunit beta isoform X3 encodes the protein MALAQRLLSMALLALCWGRRLAGAEETIPLWTLRCYNDYTSHITCRWADTQDAQQLVNVTLIRRVNDRDLPEPVSCDLSEDMPWSACPYPRCMPRRCIIPYQNFVVTDVDYYSFQPDRPLGTQLTVTLTQHVQPPAPKDLWISTDQDHFLLTWSVAPGRPQSHWLSLRDLEFEVVYKRLQDSWEDAATLLSNTSQATLGPEHLMPSSTYVARVRARLASGSRLSGRPSEWSPEVRWDSQPGDEAQPQNLQCFFDGAAVLSCSWEVRQEVTSSVSFGLFYKPSPDAREEECSPVLREGLGSLYTRHHCQIPVPDPGTHSQYIVSVQPRRAEKRIKSSENIQMAPPSLNVTRDGDSYSLRWETMKMQYEHIDHTFEIQYMKDTATWKDSKTETLQNAHSMALPALEPSTRYWARVRVRTSRTGYNGIWSDWSEVCSWDTESVLPMWVLALVVIFLTIAVLLTLRFCGIYGYRLRRKWEERIPNPSKSYLFQNGSSELWTPGSMLAFTSGSPPHQGPWDSQFPELEGVFPVGFGDSEVSPLTIEDLRHVCDPPSGPDATPAASDLPTEQPPSPQPGPPASSHTPEKQVSSFDFNGPYLGPPHSRSLPDILGQPEPPQACGTQKSPPPGSLEYLCLPAGGQVQLVPLAQAMGHGQAMDVERRPSQEAAGSSSLESRGDTAPPALGPRVGGQGPKDSPVAVPASSGVPEDPGVASGYVSSADLVFPPHSGASAVSLVPSLGIPSDQTPSFCPGLASGPPGAPGPVKSGFEGYVELPPTEGQSPRSPVNNLVPPEVRSPVLNPGERRADVSPTSPQPEGLLVLQQVGDYCFLPGLSPGPLSPRSKPSSPGPCPEIRDLDQAFQVKKPPGQAVPQVPVIQLFKVLKQQDYLSLPPWEVNKPGEVC
- the CSF2RB gene encoding cytokine receptor common subunit beta isoform X2, giving the protein MALAQRLLSMALLALCWGRRLAGAEETIPLWTLRCYNDYTSHITCRWADTQDAQQLVNVTLIRRVNEDLPEPVSCDLSEDMPWSACPYPRCMPRRCIIPYQNFVVTDVDYYSFQPDRPLGTQLTVTLTQHVQPPAPKDLWISTDQDHFLLTWSVAPGRPQSHWLSLRDLEFEVVYKRLQDSWEDAATLLSNTSQATLGPEHLMPSSTYVARVRARLASGSRLSGRPSEWSPEVRWDSQPGDEAQPQNLQCFFDGAAVLSCSWEVRQEVTSSVSFGLFYKPSPDAREEECSPVLREGLGSLYTRHHCQIPVPDPGTHSQYIVSVQPRRAEKRIKSSENIQMAPPSLNVTRDGDSYSLRWETMKMQYEHIDHTFEIQYMKDTATWKDSKTETLQNAHSMALPALEPSTRYWARVRVRTSRTGYNGIWSDWSEVCSWDTESEFPVTMEARKSRAADWVLGLQVLPMWVLALVVIFLTIAVLLTLRFCGIYGYRLRRKWEERIPNPSKSYLFQNGSSELWTPGSMLAFTSGSPPHQGPWDSQFPELEGVFPVGFGDSEVSPLTIEDLRHVCDPPSGPDATPAASDLPTEQPPSPQPGPPASSHTPEKQVSSFDFNGPYLGPPHSRSLPDILGQPEPPQACGTQKSPPPGSLEYLCLPAGGQVQLVPLAQAMGHGQAMDVERRPSQEAAGSSSLESRGDTAPPALGPRVGGQGPKDSPVAVPASSGVPEDPGVASGYVSSADLVFPPHSGASAVSLVPSLGIPSDQTPSFCPGLASGPPGAPGPVKSGFEGYVELPPTEGQSPRSPVNNLVPPEVRSPVLNPGERRADVSPTSPQPEGLLVLQQVGDYCFLPGLSPGPLSPRSKPSSPGPCPEIRDLDQAFQVKKPPGQAVPQVPVIQLFKVLKQQDYLSLPPWEVNKPGEVC
- the CSF2RB gene encoding cytokine receptor common subunit beta isoform X1 encodes the protein MALAQRLLSMALLALCWGRRLAGAEETIPLWTLRCYNDYTSHITCRWADTQDAQQLVNVTLIRRVNDRDLPEPVSCDLSEDMPWSACPYPRCMPRRCIIPYQNFVVTDVDYYSFQPDRPLGTQLTVTLTQHVQPPAPKDLWISTDQDHFLLTWSVAPGRPQSHWLSLRDLEFEVVYKRLQDSWEDAATLLSNTSQATLGPEHLMPSSTYVARVRARLASGSRLSGRPSEWSPEVRWDSQPGDEAQPQNLQCFFDGAAVLSCSWEVRQEVTSSVSFGLFYKPSPDAREEECSPVLREGLGSLYTRHHCQIPVPDPGTHSQYIVSVQPRRAEKRIKSSENIQMAPPSLNVTRDGDSYSLRWETMKMQYEHIDHTFEIQYMKDTATWKDSKTETLQNAHSMALPALEPSTRYWARVRVRTSRTGYNGIWSDWSEVCSWDTESEFPVTMEARKSRAADWVLGLQVLPMWVLALVVIFLTIAVLLTLRFCGIYGYRLRRKWEERIPNPSKSYLFQNGSSELWTPGSMLAFTSGSPPHQGPWDSQFPELEGVFPVGFGDSEVSPLTIEDLRHVCDPPSGPDATPAASDLPTEQPPSPQPGPPASSHTPEKQVSSFDFNGPYLGPPHSRSLPDILGQPEPPQACGTQKSPPPGSLEYLCLPAGGQVQLVPLAQAMGHGQAMDVERRPSQEAAGSSSLESRGDTAPPALGPRVGGQGPKDSPVAVPASSGVPEDPGVASGYVSSADLVFPPHSGASAVSLVPSLGIPSDQTPSFCPGLASGPPGAPGPVKSGFEGYVELPPTEGQSPRSPVNNLVPPEVRSPVLNPGERRADVSPTSPQPEGLLVLQQVGDYCFLPGLSPGPLSPRSKPSSPGPCPEIRDLDQAFQVKKPPGQAVPQVPVIQLFKVLKQQDYLSLPPWEVNKPGEVC